One window from the genome of bacterium encodes:
- a CDS encoding sigma-54 dependent transcriptional regulator, protein MARKNVLLVDDEKSIHEIFAEYFDSKSYRLISVFNGNDALQKVEQEKVDIVLLDINMPGINGLETLKELKKIDSQLIVIIITGYGTADTAIDAMKCGCYDYVTKPFRLPEIKNVIEAALIDKAYNKKNKITSSLLPYQSGSIPIIGRSKKMQEVYRLIARVINTDSTVLIQGESGTGKDLVARILHCNGPRANKPFITVNCAAIPEALLESELFGHEKGVYTGAHIARRGKFEQADGGTIFLDEIGDMSLNTQAKILRVMQSKTFTRIGGEKNIYADVRLITATNKELRKAMKEGLFREDLFYRLDVLSLTLPSLRERKEDIPDLINYFIARYNDSINKKVSFVSPDAMDMLMGHDWPGNVRELEHAIEHAIVLANGYVLLPEHLPDSLKIQTQKTTSISLDLGLSLEEVEKFYIQETLKMVNGNQTKAANILQVHRNTLHRLMEKMDIRFSKGDYA, encoded by the coding sequence ATGGCCAGAAAGAATGTTCTTTTAGTTGATGACGAAAAATCTATCCATGAGATCTTTGCTGAATATTTTGACAGCAAGTCTTATAGGTTAATCAGTGTCTTCAATGGGAACGATGCCCTGCAGAAGGTCGAACAGGAGAAGGTCGATATTGTTCTTCTCGATATCAACATGCCTGGCATCAATGGACTGGAAACACTCAAAGAGCTCAAAAAAATCGATTCCCAGCTCATTGTCATTATTATAACCGGCTATGGGACAGCGGACACAGCCATCGATGCCATGAAGTGCGGCTGCTATGATTATGTTACCAAACCCTTCCGCCTGCCGGAGATTAAAAATGTTATCGAGGCCGCCCTCATTGACAAGGCCTACAACAAAAAAAATAAAATTACCAGTTCTCTTCTTCCCTATCAGTCCGGTTCAATTCCTATTATCGGACGAAGCAAAAAGATGCAGGAGGTATACCGGCTTATTGCCAGGGTAATTAATACCGACTCAACCGTACTGATTCAGGGAGAAAGCGGTACCGGCAAGGATCTGGTAGCCCGGATTCTCCATTGCAATGGCCCGCGGGCCAATAAACCATTTATCACGGTCAATTGTGCGGCTATCCCCGAAGCTCTCCTCGAAAGCGAGCTTTTCGGCCATGAAAAAGGCGTCTACACCGGGGCACACATCGCCAGGAGAGGGAAATTCGAGCAGGCTGACGGGGGGACGATATTCCTGGACGAAATCGGTGATATGAGCCTGAATACTCAGGCCAAAATCCTCCGGGTCATGCAGAGTAAAACATTCACCCGGATCGGAGGAGAGAAAAACATTTACGCCGATGTACGGCTGATCACCGCTACCAACAAAGAGCTGCGAAAGGCCATGAAAGAAGGGTTGTTCCGCGAGGACCTTTTCTACCGGCTGGATGTGCTCTCGCTGACCCTTCCCTCCCTGAGAGAGAGAAAAGAGGACATCCCCGATCTCATCAACTATTTCATTGCCCGCTATAATGACAGCATCAACAAAAAGGTTTCCTTTGTCTCTCCGGATGCTATGGATATGCTCATGGGGCATGACTGGCCCGGCAATGTCCGGGAACTGGAACACGCTATCGAGCATGCCATTGTTCTGGCCAATGGGTATGTGCTGCTGCCTGAGCACCTGCCCGACAGCCTCAAGATACAGACGCAAAAGACTACTTCCATTTCACTCGACCTGGGGCTTTCCCTCGAGGAAGTGGAAAAATTCTATATCCAGGAAACCCTGAAAATGGTCAATGGAAATCAAACCAAGGCAGCCAATATCCTCCAGGTCCATCGAAATACCCTCCATCGCCTGATGGAAAAGATGGACATCCGGTTCTCCAAAGGCGACTACGCCTGA
- a CDS encoding NAD(P)/FAD-dependent oxidoreductase translates to MYDVIIIGAGPAGLTAAANTSHRGLKSLVFDKQATPGGLPMLVYPDKIIRDHPGFPIGILARELSRMLVMQARNAGAEIRCDEEVLKIDKKDENLIEVKTTQDVYQAKRVIVCTGTYNVPKKLDVLKSYTGPNVHYRVEVPARFRGKQVVIVGGGDHAFDTAIQLSDTAGSTTVLVKEKYAKAKEHTVKLAESAGIKVLYNTTPVKIFKNRSGLLQSILVTNLETGETENIRAEELFVAIGFEPIKRFLESNGFIVQEDGSIKVGRDLQTNIKGIFAAGDITGEIRLIATACAEGITAAVHAFEEIKKPYWLR, encoded by the coding sequence ATGTATGACGTAATCATAATAGGTGCAGGTCCTGCCGGTTTAACGGCCGCGGCAAACACTTCTCACCGGGGGTTGAAGAGCCTGGTATTCGATAAACAGGCTACCCCGGGTGGCTTGCCCATGCTTGTTTACCCTGATAAGATTATCCGGGACCATCCCGGTTTTCCGATAGGCATACTGGCCAGAGAGCTCAGCAGGATGCTCGTCATGCAGGCCAGGAACGCCGGAGCGGAGATCCGGTGCGATGAGGAGGTACTCAAGATAGACAAGAAAGATGAAAATCTTATCGAAGTAAAGACTACCCAGGATGTGTATCAGGCCAAGAGGGTTATCGTCTGTACCGGAACCTACAACGTTCCCAAGAAGCTGGATGTCCTGAAGAGCTATACCGGTCCCAATGTTCACTACCGGGTGGAAGTCCCGGCCAGGTTCAGGGGAAAACAGGTGGTGATTGTGGGAGGAGGAGATCATGCCTTCGATACTGCAATCCAGTTAAGCGATACTGCCGGGAGCACTACGGTCCTGGTGAAGGAAAAGTATGCCAAGGCGAAGGAGCATACGGTTAAACTTGCAGAAAGCGCAGGGATAAAGGTGCTCTACAATACGACCCCGGTGAAAATATTCAAAAACAGGTCCGGCCTGCTCCAGAGCATCCTGGTGACAAATCTCGAGACGGGGGAGACAGAAAATATCAGGGCTGAAGAGCTGTTCGTGGCCATAGGTTTTGAACCGATCAAGCGTTTTCTGGAGAGTAATGGATTCATCGTCCAGGAGGATGGCTCGATAAAAGTCGGCAGGGACCTTCAGACGAATATCAAGGGTATATTTGCAGCCGGAGACATTACCGGAGAAATCAGGCTGATAGCTACTGCCTGCGCTGAAGGAATTACTGCCGCAGTACATGCTTTTGAGGAAATTAAAAAACCCTATTGGCTGCGCTAG
- a CDS encoding type II toxin-antitoxin system HicA family toxin, whose translation MSLCRRKIRQLIKDLEKAGFISRGGKGDHRNYLHEKSGVVCTISGNLGDDAKPYQEKLVIQKIRESQK comes from the coding sequence ATATCACTATGCCGAAGAAAAATACGACAACTCATCAAGGATCTGGAGAAAGCAGGATTTATTAGTCGTGGTGGAAAAGGTGACCACCGAAACTACCTGCATGAAAAAAGTGGTGTAGTCTGTACCATAAGTGGTAACCTCGGCGATGATGCGAAACCCTATCAGGAGAAATTAGTTATTCAAAAGATCAGGGAGTCTCAAAAATGA
- a CDS encoding chemotaxis protein CheX: protein MNEILFQKIIQGLITSAHDVFQTMIFMEINPEEPFVRRGLDCLSDITGVISLTGNIVGSVILSMDAKTAQAAVSNMLGDQIESEQEIVDGVGEITNMIVGMAKTELSNISCDFEISVPVMILGKGSAIKHLSLEGSSLTTIPFAADGQTIFHLELYAKDAP, encoded by the coding sequence ATGAATGAAATATTGTTCCAAAAAATAATTCAGGGTCTTATAACTTCTGCTCATGATGTTTTCCAGACCATGATCTTCATGGAGATAAATCCCGAAGAGCCTTTTGTCAGGAGGGGACTGGATTGCCTGTCGGATATTACCGGGGTTATCTCACTGACGGGAAATATCGTTGGCTCGGTAATTCTCAGCATGGATGCTAAAACCGCACAGGCAGCGGTATCGAACATGTTAGGCGATCAGATCGAATCCGAGCAGGAAATCGTCGATGGCGTAGGGGAAATCACCAACATGATTGTCGGCATGGCCAAAACGGAATTGTCCAACATCTCCTGTGACTTTGAAATTTCCGTACCGGTCATGATTCTTGGAAAAGGATCGGCCATCAAGCATCTCTCCCTGGAGGGAAGCTCATTGACAACTATTCCCTTTGCAGCAGACGGGCAAACCATTTTTCACCTGGAACTGTATGCCAAGGATGCTCCTTAG
- a CDS encoding Rpn family recombination-promoting nuclease/putative transposase: protein MIIPLVLYHGQEKWRIGTRLSDLIPQGQREELKPYVPDFSYLLCDIPACPDDQIRGMAILRVSLLLLKYIHHPDLARHLQWIFSLLKDMIQSGAAGQEFMDWLESAFRYIFHASERVSVEELKIIVEKSLDKHKEGIVMTLAEQLIQKGVQQGLQQGWQQGEQKGEQKGEVKKAREDVVNVLEIRFGDIPLSFKEKLAGIYDLAILDDLLRKAVTAASLAEMEEMIR, encoded by the coding sequence GTGATTATCCCCCTGGTGCTCTACCACGGTCAGGAGAAGTGGAGGATAGGGACCCGGCTGTCTGATCTTATCCCCCAAGGCCAGAGAGAGGAACTTAAGCCCTATGTTCCTGACTTCTCATACCTTTTATGCGATATACCAGCCTGTCCTGATGATCAGATTCGTGGCATGGCTATCCTGCGGGTATCCCTTCTGCTGCTCAAGTACATCCATCATCCTGATCTGGCCAGGCATTTGCAGTGGATATTCTCCTTACTGAAGGATATGATTCAGTCAGGGGCAGCAGGGCAGGAATTTATGGACTGGCTGGAGAGTGCTTTCCGCTATATCTTTCATGCCAGTGAGCGGGTGAGTGTGGAGGAATTAAAAATAATAGTCGAGAAATCTCTCGATAAACACAAGGAGGGGATCGTCATGACCCTAGCCGAACAATTAATCCAAAAAGGTGTACAGCAGGGACTACAGCAAGGATGGCAGCAGGGTGAACAGAAAGGTGAACAGAAGGGTGAAGTAAAAAAGGCCAGGGAGGATGTGGTGAATGTTCTGGAAATCCGCTTTGGTGATATCCCTTTATCTTTCAAGGAAAAACTGGCAGGTATCTATGATCTGGCCATTCTGGATGATCTGCTGCGAAAGGCTGTGACTGCTGCTTCTTTGGCTGAAATGGAAGAAATGATACGGTAG
- a CDS encoding Rpn family recombination-promoting nuclease/putative transposase, whose amino-acid sequence MTIRQVIIYDESIMDEVIKSPHDIFIKEVLSNRENARDFFFNYLPAQVQAIVDMKSLEICKDSFVEKELREYFSELLYRLNLMGESEEEQQPGYLYLLFEHKSTPERWIAFHLLRYQVRIWELYLKQYTQARYYR is encoded by the coding sequence TTGACAATCCGACAGGTGATCATTTATGATGAAAGTATCATGGATGAGGTTATCAAATCACCCCACGATATTTTCATCAAAGAAGTTCTGAGTAACAGGGAAAATGCCAGGGATTTTTTTTTCAACTACCTCCCTGCGCAGGTTCAGGCTATAGTGGACATGAAGAGCCTGGAGATATGTAAGGATTCCTTTGTCGAAAAGGAACTGCGGGAATACTTCTCCGAGCTGCTCTATCGGCTCAACCTGATGGGTGAAAGTGAAGAAGAGCAGCAGCCAGGCTATTTGTATCTGCTCTTTGAGCACAAGAGTACACCGGAGCGATGGATTGCTTTTCACCTGTTGCGGTATCAGGTCCGAATCTGGGAATTATACCTGAAGCAGTATACTCAAGCCAGGTATTACCGGTGA
- a CDS encoding toxin-antitoxin system HicB family antitoxin: protein MKERDRYLKIVAWSEEDQCYVGSVPGWIGKCCHGNNEEEVYHKLCQIVDEWIEIYHKDGKPLPPATAGRKYSGKFQLRVGNELHYALAVRALESGESLNNYCVKVLRKAVQK from the coding sequence ATGAAAGAAAGAGACAGATATTTAAAAATCGTTGCATGGTCGGAAGAGGATCAATGCTATGTTGGGTCGGTTCCTGGTTGGATCGGTAAATGTTGTCATGGAAATAATGAAGAAGAAGTGTACCATAAATTGTGTCAGATAGTTGATGAGTGGATAGAAATCTATCATAAGGATGGAAAGCCACTGCCTCCGGCCACGGCAGGGAGAAAGTACTCTGGTAAATTCCAGCTCCGTGTCGGGAATGAATTGCACTATGCTCTTGCTGTACGGGCTTTGGAGTCTGGAGAGAGTTTGAACAATTACTGTGTGAAAGTTTTGAGAAAGGCAGTCCAAAAGTAA
- a CDS encoding chemotaxis response regulator protein-glutamate methylesterase, whose amino-acid sequence MKKIKVLIVDDSAVVRTILARELANDPQIEVVGTAPDPYVARDMIVQLQPEVITLDIEMPRMDGLAFLRKLMHYYPLPVIVVSSLAEKGSSVALEALELGAVEVIAKPGVSYSIGDMSEQLADKIKAAARVDVKSWAAKKAHTPSLSLMATRPLSKTTDRVVAIGASTGGTEAIKEILCRMPPGAPGIVIVQHMPANFTRAFAQRLNTLCRIEVKEAESGDTVVPGRALIAPGNYHMVLCRNGARYSVDVISGPLVHHQRPAVDVLFESVAKVAGANALGVLLTGMGADGADGLLKIREAGAHTIAQDEATCVVFGMPKEAIRRGAAETIAPLQDISRLILSV is encoded by the coding sequence ATGAAAAAGATCAAAGTTCTGATTGTTGATGATTCAGCGGTAGTGCGGACCATTCTGGCCAGAGAGCTGGCCAATGATCCGCAGATCGAAGTGGTGGGGACCGCTCCCGACCCTTACGTGGCTCGCGATATGATCGTTCAGTTGCAGCCGGAAGTCATTACCCTGGATATCGAGATGCCACGGATGGACGGTCTGGCTTTTCTGCGCAAACTGATGCACTATTACCCCCTGCCGGTCATCGTGGTCAGCTCTCTGGCCGAAAAGGGAAGCTCTGTGGCCCTTGAAGCCCTTGAGCTGGGGGCGGTTGAGGTCATTGCCAAACCGGGGGTCTCATACTCCATTGGCGACATGAGCGAGCAGTTGGCGGATAAAATTAAAGCCGCCGCACGGGTTGACGTCAAGTCCTGGGCAGCGAAAAAAGCTCACACCCCTTCTCTGTCGCTCATGGCCACACGGCCCTTGAGCAAGACCACGGACCGGGTGGTGGCCATCGGAGCTTCAACCGGGGGGACGGAAGCAATTAAGGAAATCCTGTGCCGGATGCCTCCGGGTGCACCGGGCATCGTTATTGTCCAGCATATGCCAGCCAATTTTACCCGGGCTTTTGCCCAGCGGCTCAATACCCTGTGCCGGATCGAAGTCAAGGAGGCAGAGAGCGGAGATACCGTTGTTCCGGGAAGGGCTCTGATCGCCCCCGGCAACTATCATATGGTTCTTTGCCGCAACGGAGCCAGATACTCGGTGGACGTTATCAGCGGCCCCCTGGTCCACCACCAGCGGCCTGCGGTGGATGTGCTGTTCGAATCCGTGGCTAAAGTCGCCGGTGCGAACGCTCTTGGCGTGCTGTTAACCGGCATGGGGGCTGACGGAGCGGATGGGCTCTTGAAAATAAGGGAGGCAGGTGCCCACACCATTGCCCAGGATGAGGCTACCTGCGTAGTCTTTGGCATGCCAAAGGAAGCCATCAGGCGGGGAGCAGCCGAAACCATCGCCCCTCTCCAGGACATCAGCAGGCTTATCCTGAGCGTATAG
- a CDS encoding flagellar brake protein, producing MREDTCAQKRNKEAILDVGLVIFIQPKGSPKIIRYKSAVVGWKTDHLVIIEMPVLNGVYVNLADGCTCIVRYIYCGNAYGFETKVLRNINDTKLPLIYLSYPKSVEKISLRRYHRIQTQIPAFIEVPVEGNIRKLEGNILDLSAGGCLLEMSGQENKAVSLDIDTRVKISFTLANSGEQVEGILAVVKRVQKTRDNMMAGVQFIDLSPDMLTKISSFCESLKSG from the coding sequence ATGAGGGAGGACACTTGTGCCCAAAAGCGAAATAAAGAGGCTATTCTGGATGTCGGCCTGGTGATCTTCATCCAACCGAAAGGGAGCCCTAAAATCATCCGGTATAAATCCGCCGTCGTGGGCTGGAAGACGGACCATCTGGTCATTATCGAGATGCCGGTATTAAACGGGGTTTATGTCAATTTGGCTGATGGATGTACCTGTATTGTTCGGTATATTTATTGTGGCAATGCTTATGGATTTGAAACAAAAGTGCTGAGGAATATTAACGATACGAAGCTCCCATTAATCTATCTGAGTTATCCGAAATCAGTGGAGAAGATTTCCCTTCGACGATACCACCGAATTCAAACACAGATACCAGCATTTATCGAAGTACCGGTTGAGGGTAATATCCGGAAGCTGGAAGGGAACATCCTGGACCTGAGTGCTGGAGGGTGCCTTCTGGAGATGAGCGGTCAGGAAAATAAAGCGGTCAGTCTGGATATTGATACCAGAGTGAAGATTTCATTTACCCTTGCCAATAGCGGAGAGCAGGTAGAGGGAATCCTTGCTGTCGTCAAGAGGGTCCAGAAAACCCGCGACAATATGATGGCTGGTGTGCAGTTTATCGATTTATCGCCGGATATGCTGACAAAAATCAGCAGCTTCTGCGAATCACTGAAATCCGGGTGA
- a CDS encoding chemotaxis protein CheD — translation MDTTNREPINYFLEAGSLYLATRPALISTVLGSCVSICLWDKRKRIGGMNHYVLPVVHDNQEVTTRFGNVATPLLIKMMQEEGSVLADLEAQVFGGARTVRNISTNIGRENVNMARKILNHFGIQIVSEDVEGQLGRKIVFNSFSGEAVVLKVKQLRKTDWSHR, via the coding sequence GTGGATACTACAAACCGGGAACCTATAAACTACTTTCTGGAAGCTGGCTCCCTGTATCTGGCTACCAGGCCAGCCCTGATTTCAACGGTTCTTGGATCGTGCGTCTCGATCTGCCTGTGGGACAAAAGGAAGAGAATCGGCGGAATGAACCACTATGTACTCCCGGTTGTGCATGATAATCAGGAAGTGACTACCCGGTTCGGCAATGTGGCCACTCCCCTCCTGATCAAAATGATGCAGGAGGAAGGCTCTGTCCTGGCTGACCTGGAAGCTCAGGTTTTCGGCGGTGCCAGGACGGTCCGAAACATCTCGACCAACATCGGAAGGGAAAACGTGAACATGGCCCGCAAGATTCTCAATCACTTCGGAATCCAGATCGTTTCAGAGGATGTGGAAGGCCAGTTGGGACGAAAGATTGTTTTCAACAGCTTCAGCGGAGAAGCTGTTGTTTTGAAAGTCAAACAGTTGAGAAAGACAGATTGGAGCCATCGGTAA
- a CDS encoding response regulator, translated as MKVLIVDDSLVMRKLIVKSLKQIGVDVDPVEASDGKDALQKLDPKEIKLIISDWNMPQMDGLTFVKKVRDAKDKKHIPIIMLTTEGSMAKFEEALNCGVDDYITKPFTPEKLKKKLDKVMGKA; from the coding sequence TTGAAAGTGTTGATTGTCGATGATTCTTTAGTCATGAGAAAACTGATTGTCAAAAGTTTAAAGCAGATCGGTGTCGATGTAGATCCGGTCGAGGCATCTGACGGTAAGGATGCGCTGCAGAAACTGGACCCCAAAGAGATTAAACTGATCATCAGCGATTGGAACATGCCCCAGATGGATGGTCTGACCTTTGTCAAGAAGGTGAGAGATGCCAAAGATAAAAAGCATATTCCGATTATCATGCTCACTACTGAGGGGAGTATGGCCAAGTTCGAAGAGGCGCTTAACTGCGGAGTCGATGATTACATCACCAAGCCCTTTACCCCCGAGAAGCTGAAGAAGAAACTGGACAAAGTCATGGGCAAAGCCTGA
- a CDS encoding TrkA family potassium uptake protein: protein MYIIIVGCGRSGSRLANQLSEEGHDVVVIDKDKQAFQHLGSLFNGLTCQGNGTDRELLEEAGIRKAHGIALMTNSDTSNAMVAQIAKKIYQVKRVIAKIYDPELAETLRDFGFDIINTTVLVSQLVRDRFIEDSLRASCSGNEGRLDLVEVPSHDKIIGRKYGNLNVPGALTIITCKNGSNLLMPTPEMVVRKEDILLCLVNQAKRNEVLDLLGPEFNSPKLSPQ from the coding sequence ATGTATATCATCATTGTCGGCTGCGGCAGATCAGGATCAAGACTGGCCAACCAGTTGTCCGAAGAAGGACACGATGTGGTGGTCATTGACAAGGATAAACAGGCCTTTCAGCACCTGGGTTCCCTGTTCAACGGACTCACCTGTCAGGGAAACGGCACTGACCGGGAACTCCTTGAAGAGGCAGGAATCAGGAAGGCGCATGGGATTGCCCTGATGACCAATTCCGACACCAGCAATGCCATGGTGGCCCAGATAGCCAAAAAAATTTACCAGGTAAAGCGGGTTATAGCTAAAATCTATGATCCGGAGCTGGCTGAGACCCTGCGGGACTTCGGTTTCGATATTATCAATACCACGGTCCTGGTTTCGCAACTCGTCAGGGACCGTTTCATCGAGGACTCTCTGCGGGCAAGCTGCAGCGGGAATGAGGGACGGCTGGACCTGGTAGAAGTTCCATCACATGATAAAATTATCGGCAGGAAATATGGCAACTTGAATGTTCCGGGCGCACTTACCATAATCACCTGTAAGAATGGTTCAAACCTGCTCATGCCCACGCCGGAAATGGTCGTGCGGAAAGAGGACATTCTCCTGTGTCTCGTGAATCAGGCGAAACGGAATGAGGTTCTGGATCTGCTCGGACCTGAATTTAATTCACCCAAACTCAGTCCGCAATAA
- a CDS encoding NAD-binding protein, translated as MYIILVGGGKIGYHLARSLAVDKHTVVVIEKDGDRCQYISERLNALVINGNGCEKRYLREAGIERADVLAAVTGNDEDNLIACQVAQKSFAIRRTVARVNDPQNESSFSQLGIDVPVNSTSIITKIIEEETTLDDILPLFTFKKGKLAIVRVDLPTSSPVTNKKIREIRLPKDCVLVSILRGEDLLIPSGDTLLMEGDEVVALTTIENEREAFSLLVGKLED; from the coding sequence ATGTATATTATTTTAGTAGGAGGTGGAAAGATCGGATATCACCTGGCCAGATCCCTGGCCGTGGATAAGCATACGGTGGTCGTTATCGAAAAGGATGGAGACCGGTGCCAATATATCTCTGAAAGGCTGAATGCCCTGGTTATCAATGGGAATGGCTGCGAAAAAAGATACCTGAGGGAGGCGGGGATAGAACGGGCCGATGTTCTGGCTGCCGTAACCGGCAATGACGAGGATAACCTCATTGCCTGCCAGGTGGCCCAAAAGTCCTTTGCCATCAGGAGGACGGTGGCCAGAGTCAACGATCCGCAGAATGAATCCTCGTTCAGCCAGTTGGGAATCGATGTTCCCGTTAACAGCACCTCAATTATTACCAAAATCATCGAAGAGGAAACCACCCTGGACGATATCCTTCCCCTGTTTACCTTTAAAAAAGGCAAACTGGCCATTGTCCGGGTCGATCTGCCCACTTCTTCACCGGTCACCAACAAGAAAATACGGGAAATCAGGCTGCCCAAGGACTGTGTACTGGTATCCATTCTGCGGGGTGAGGACCTGCTTATTCCCAGTGGCGATACCCTGCTCATGGAAGGAGATGAGGTGGTGGCTTTGACAACCATTGAAAATGAAAGAGAGGCCTTCAGTCTCCTGGTTGGAAAACTGGAGGATTAG
- a CDS encoding TrkH family potassium uptake protein, translating to MLLRPQKNDYTIIGYYTGKIIVGIGLTMIVPLVTSLLFAEWDPALDFAIGICVCLIVGLGLTMLCETDRDLLWMHGMVTAAFSWALATFLGAIPHYLSGHFLSYLDACFDIMSGYTTTGLVLIQDLDHVSHGLNMWRHLLTYLGGQGMIVVAITFLFKGTAGAYRLYVGEGKDERLMPNVVQTARAIWMISLIYLAVGTAWLFVANLLAGMTPLRSLLHGLWIFMGSWSTGGFAPQTQNLLYYHSPLVELVTVIIFIIGSYNFALHYSVWQGNYHEIRRNIETVSFSTTVTITCVVSIIGLLQARFYPGFTALFRRCFYQIVSAHTTTGNMTVYAMQFVNHWNILAAMGIMIAMSIGGSACSTAGGIKGIRAGILFHALINDIHRIFSPDSAVITRKFHHIRDVVLEDRHVRAAALITISYMAMYLLGAVVGLFYGYPLLHSLFDSVSAGSNSGLSCGLTCASMPSVMKVVYIFMMWAGRLEFMSIFALLAFVWAQVKGR from the coding sequence ATGCTCCTTCGACCTCAAAAGAACGATTATACAATTATCGGCTACTACACGGGAAAGATCATCGTCGGCATAGGTCTGACCATGATCGTCCCCCTTGTGACCTCGCTCCTTTTTGCCGAATGGGATCCTGCCCTGGACTTTGCCATCGGCATCTGCGTCTGCCTGATCGTTGGCCTGGGCCTGACCATGCTCTGCGAGACCGACCGCGACCTTCTGTGGATGCACGGCATGGTTACCGCCGCTTTTTCCTGGGCTTTGGCCACCTTTCTGGGGGCCATCCCTCATTATCTCAGCGGGCACTTTCTCTCCTACCTTGACGCCTGCTTTGATATTATGAGCGGCTACACCACCACCGGTCTGGTCCTGATCCAGGATCTGGATCATGTCTCCCACGGTCTGAACATGTGGCGGCATCTTTTGACTTACCTCGGCGGCCAGGGCATGATCGTGGTAGCCATTACCTTTCTGTTCAAGGGAACCGCAGGAGCATACCGGCTGTATGTGGGCGAGGGAAAGGATGAGCGGCTTATGCCGAATGTCGTCCAGACAGCCAGAGCCATCTGGATGATCAGCCTGATATATCTGGCTGTCGGAACAGCCTGGCTGTTCGTGGCCAATCTTCTGGCCGGAATGACTCCCCTCAGGTCCCTGCTGCATGGACTCTGGATTTTCATGGGCTCCTGGAGCACCGGAGGGTTCGCTCCGCAAACCCAGAACCTGCTCTACTATCACAGCCCTCTGGTCGAGCTGGTAACGGTTATTATCTTTATCATAGGCTCCTATAATTTTGCTCTTCATTACTCAGTCTGGCAGGGGAATTACCATGAAATTCGCCGTAATATCGAAACGGTTTCCTTTTCCACCACCGTTACCATCACCTGCGTTGTCAGCATCATCGGCCTCCTCCAGGCCCGCTTCTATCCTGGTTTTACCGCCTTGTTCCGCCGCTGCTTCTATCAGATTGTCTCGGCTCACACAACCACCGGCAACATGACTGTCTATGCAATGCAATTTGTCAACCATTGGAACATACTGGCGGCCATGGGCATTATGATCGCCATGTCCATCGGAGGCAGTGCCTGCTCTACTGCCGGAGGAATCAAGGGCATCCGGGCAGGTATTCTCTTTCACGCCCTGATCAATGATATCCACCGGATTTTTTCTCCCGATTCGGCAGTGATAACCCGGAAGTTTCACCACATCCGGGACGTGGTCCTCGAAGACCGCCATGTACGGGCCGCAGCCTTAATCACCATCTCCTATATGGCTATGTACCTCCTTGGGGCCGTGGTCGGCCTCTTCTATGGATATCCCCTCCTGCACTCACTCTTCGATTCCGTCTCTGCGGGCAGCAACAGCGGGCTCTCATGCGGTTTGACCTGTGCATCCATGCCATCTGTCATGAAGGTGGTTTATATCTTCATGATGTGGGCAGGAAGACTGGAATTTATGTCAATTTTTGCTCTATTGGCCTTTGTCTGGGCGCAGGTGAAGGGACGATGA